In one Corallococcus sp. EGB genomic region, the following are encoded:
- a CDS encoding DNA polymerase, which produces MPTLFSFDTETHLIQPGLLAPPLVCASVADAAPGSERLLSAAQARKWFREAIASPGVHLTGANLAYDLGVMCADDARLVDAVFDAADAGRLHDVAIREALLDIARGLHGVDPETGRPLDDDEGARYPLALLVKRHLGLDISAEKHAPDAWRLRYAQLDGVPLEEWPPAAVDYPKRDARFTLDVHHAQERAATDSPTGGNLHAEGHQVRAALALHFASLWGLRTNGGRVAQLRQRVEAEWSANRARFLAAGIFRPDGTKDSKRLSALVSAAYNGLPPVTSPTERFPDGQVATDRDTLLDSGDPLLEELGKAGKVDKYRSTYLGKLEAGVTRPLNPRFNVLVSTTRVSSDYQQLPQRGGVRECHEARPGFVYCSVDYAGLELRTMAQRAIWDVGWSRMAEALLAQEDVHTSAAATFLGESYAALRPRVKAKEATATSFRALAKVFNFGKGGGMGAGAMAYHARAKDDVRFCLLAKVAEACGIERVPVRVQGKVKMVCAACVEVSQRYGDRWLDAWPEQRELFSRASRLTYGGQFVDVLTPGANILRGGCGYTQWLNTPFQALGAVGAKLATWRVAREMYTARRSPLWGSRLVLMVHDELVAELRADCPNRLHDAAERMAHLMRQAMRETTPDLADAIEAEPALSRVLSKNAATVRDAAGRLLVWEPTHF; this is translated from the coding sequence GTGCCCACCCTCTTCAGCTTCGACACCGAGACGCACCTGATTCAACCCGGCCTCCTCGCCCCGCCGCTCGTCTGCGCCTCCGTAGCGGACGCGGCCCCGGGGAGCGAGCGCCTCCTCTCCGCCGCCCAGGCACGCAAGTGGTTCCGCGAGGCCATCGCATCCCCAGGCGTCCACCTCACGGGCGCGAACCTCGCCTACGACCTGGGCGTCATGTGCGCGGACGACGCGCGGCTCGTGGACGCTGTCTTCGACGCCGCCGACGCCGGGCGCCTGCATGACGTCGCCATCCGCGAGGCCCTCCTGGACATCGCCCGAGGACTCCACGGCGTTGACCCCGAGACAGGCCGCCCCCTGGACGACGACGAGGGAGCCCGCTACCCGCTGGCCCTCCTGGTGAAGCGCCACCTGGGACTCGACATCAGCGCGGAGAAGCACGCCCCGGACGCATGGCGCTTGCGGTACGCGCAGCTCGACGGCGTCCCCTTGGAGGAGTGGCCCCCTGCCGCCGTGGACTACCCGAAGCGCGACGCTCGCTTCACGCTCGACGTCCACCACGCCCAGGAACGCGCCGCCACCGACAGCCCCACCGGCGGCAACCTCCACGCGGAAGGGCACCAGGTCCGCGCCGCCCTGGCGCTGCACTTCGCCTCCCTCTGGGGCCTGCGCACCAATGGTGGGCGCGTCGCCCAGCTGCGCCAGCGCGTGGAGGCGGAGTGGAGCGCCAACCGCGCCCGCTTCCTCGCGGCGGGCATCTTCCGGCCCGATGGCACCAAGGACTCGAAGCGCCTCTCCGCCCTCGTGTCCGCCGCCTACAACGGCCTGCCGCCCGTCACCTCGCCCACGGAGCGCTTCCCGGACGGGCAGGTGGCTACCGACAGGGACACGCTCCTCGACTCGGGGGACCCGCTGCTGGAGGAGCTGGGCAAGGCAGGCAAGGTGGACAAGTACCGCTCCACCTACCTGGGCAAGCTGGAGGCTGGCGTCACGCGCCCCCTCAACCCGCGCTTCAACGTGCTGGTGTCCACGACGCGCGTCTCCAGCGACTACCAGCAGCTGCCCCAGCGCGGCGGCGTCCGCGAGTGCCACGAGGCCCGCCCTGGCTTCGTCTACTGCTCCGTGGACTACGCCGGCCTGGAGCTGCGCACCATGGCCCAGCGGGCCATCTGGGACGTGGGCTGGTCGCGCATGGCCGAGGCCCTGCTGGCGCAGGAGGACGTCCACACCTCCGCCGCAGCGACGTTCCTCGGCGAGAGCTACGCGGCCCTGCGGCCTCGCGTGAAGGCGAAGGAGGCCACGGCCACGTCCTTCCGTGCGCTCGCCAAGGTCTTCAATTTCGGCAAGGGCGGCGGCATGGGCGCGGGCGCCATGGCCTACCACGCGCGAGCGAAGGACGACGTCCGCTTCTGCCTGCTGGCCAAGGTGGCGGAGGCATGCGGAATCGAGCGCGTGCCGGTGCGTGTCCAGGGCAAGGTGAAAATGGTCTGCGCCGCGTGCGTGGAAGTCTCCCAACGCTACGGCGACAGGTGGCTGGACGCATGGCCCGAGCAACGGGAGCTGTTCTCCCGCGCCAGCCGGCTCACCTACGGCGGGCAGTTCGTGGACGTGCTCACTCCCGGGGCCAACATCCTCCGGGGAGGCTGCGGCTACACGCAGTGGCTCAACACGCCTTTTCAGGCCCTCGGCGCCGTGGGGGCGAAGCTGGCCACCTGGCGCGTCGCCCGCGAGATGTATACGGCCCGGCGCTCCCCTCTCTGGGGCTCGCGGCTCGTCCTCATGGTGCACGATGAGCTGGTGGCGGAGCTGCGCGCGGACTGCCCCAACCGCCTCCACGACGCGGCGGAGCGCATGGCGCACCTCATGCGGCAGGCCATGCGCGAGACGACCCCGGACCTCGCCGATGCCATTGAGGCGGAGCCCGCCCTATCGCGGGTGCTGTCGAAGAACGCAGCCACGGTGCGCGACGCGGCAGGCCGATTGCTGGTGTGGGAACCCACCCACTTCTGA
- a CDS encoding helicase, whose product MGRLQRFGVTARPSTPPGDVPQVAEHSSRTGRSPVGWSSDLSRILALPRRDLATSDAAADLEALESQLRAPPGPCNCAPRPCPSRLRHIQSLALLEASRVGGLLGPIGTGHGKELTTFLMPMVMPSCRVACLFIPASLLPQFNAEWDYYGAHWRLPNLAGGRWFWPGRPVLHVITNNKLSSQEATNLLERIRPDLVILNEAHNLKDPKASRTGRFLRYFEKRPETRLVALSGTFASKSIKDYAHLSRLALREGSPLPLAHHVVEEWGTALDPAKVVAPPGALERLCEPDEHVREGFRRRRNDTRGVVATDESALDKPLIIRPRQLGPVPAEVLAFIKLAHAGERPDGEQFQEQLQAMACARQLSAGFFHRWRYPRGEPPELVEKWFARRKAWNKEVWEELKGKRREHLDSPGLLTKAAIRAHLSPPYEGDKPIWEAETWRDWAEIHDAVQPEPEAVWVSDFLVQDAAEWARSRVGIVWVEFPELGERIARTAGVPYYGGGRAASEAILMEHGRRSIVASIKAHATGKNLQQFSRNLVVTPPSDGALWEQLLARTHRPGQQAGGVEVEVCLHTKDYAAAFTTAQERALFIQQTDGQPQKALAYTHYTGNDMSIVVSAHEKINTSQTPKIYTQAAALRQTTMTSCASLARHVARRDNDSTHPPVE is encoded by the coding sequence GTGGGCCGCCTCCAGCGCTTCGGCGTCACGGCACGGCCGTCCACGCCCCCGGGCGACGTGCCCCAGGTTGCCGAGCACTCCTCGCGCACCGGCCGCTCGCCCGTGGGTTGGTCGTCGGACCTCTCGCGCATTCTCGCGCTACCGCGCCGCGACCTCGCCACGTCCGACGCGGCGGCGGACCTCGAAGCGCTGGAGTCCCAGCTGCGCGCGCCTCCGGGGCCGTGCAACTGCGCGCCGCGTCCGTGCCCCTCGCGGCTCCGGCACATCCAGTCCCTGGCACTGCTGGAGGCTTCGCGCGTGGGCGGGTTGCTGGGGCCCATCGGCACCGGCCATGGAAAGGAGCTGACCACCTTCCTCATGCCCATGGTGATGCCGAGTTGCCGCGTGGCCTGCCTCTTCATCCCCGCCAGCCTCCTGCCCCAGTTCAACGCGGAGTGGGACTACTACGGCGCGCACTGGCGCTTGCCCAACCTCGCGGGCGGACGGTGGTTCTGGCCCGGCCGGCCGGTGCTGCACGTCATCACCAACAACAAGCTCTCCAGCCAGGAAGCCACGAACCTCCTGGAGCGCATCCGCCCGGACCTCGTGATTCTCAACGAGGCGCACAACCTCAAGGACCCGAAGGCTTCCCGCACCGGGCGCTTCCTCCGCTACTTCGAGAAGCGCCCGGAGACGAGGCTCGTAGCCCTGTCCGGCACGTTCGCGTCCAAGAGCATCAAGGACTACGCGCACCTGTCGCGGCTGGCGCTGCGCGAAGGGTCGCCCTTGCCGCTGGCTCATCACGTCGTGGAGGAGTGGGGCACGGCGCTGGACCCGGCCAAGGTGGTAGCCCCGCCCGGAGCCCTGGAGCGGTTGTGCGAGCCCGACGAGCACGTCCGCGAAGGCTTCCGGCGCCGCCGCAACGACACGCGCGGCGTCGTCGCCACGGATGAGAGCGCCCTGGACAAGCCCCTCATCATCCGCCCGCGCCAACTGGGCCCGGTGCCGGCCGAGGTGCTGGCCTTCATCAAGCTGGCGCACGCGGGGGAGCGTCCGGACGGGGAGCAGTTCCAGGAGCAGCTCCAGGCCATGGCCTGCGCGCGGCAGCTGTCGGCCGGCTTCTTCCACCGCTGGCGCTACCCGAGGGGCGAGCCACCGGAGCTGGTGGAGAAGTGGTTCGCGCGGCGGAAGGCGTGGAACAAAGAAGTGTGGGAGGAGCTGAAGGGCAAGCGGCGCGAGCACCTGGACTCACCGGGGTTGCTCACCAAGGCCGCCATCCGCGCGCACCTGTCACCGCCCTACGAGGGCGACAAGCCCATCTGGGAAGCGGAGACATGGCGGGACTGGGCGGAGATTCACGATGCGGTCCAGCCCGAGCCCGAGGCCGTCTGGGTGTCGGACTTCCTGGTGCAGGACGCGGCGGAGTGGGCGCGCTCGCGGGTGGGCATCGTCTGGGTGGAGTTCCCGGAGCTGGGGGAGCGGATCGCCCGTACGGCTGGCGTGCCGTACTACGGCGGAGGCCGGGCCGCGTCCGAGGCCATCCTCATGGAGCACGGCCGGCGCTCCATCGTCGCGAGCATCAAGGCGCATGCGACGGGGAAGAACCTTCAGCAGTTCTCCCGAAACCTCGTGGTGACGCCGCCCTCGGACGGTGCCCTGTGGGAGCAGCTCCTCGCGCGCACGCATCGCCCTGGGCAGCAGGCGGGAGGCGTCGAGGTGGAGGTGTGCCTCCATACGAAGGACTACGCGGCGGCCTTTACAACGGCGCAGGAGCGGGCGCTGTTCATCCAGCAGACGGATGGGCAGCCACAAAAGGCCCTTGCATACACACACTACACGGGAAACGACATGTCAATAGTCGTTTCAGCTCACGAGAAAATTAACACATCTCAAACACCTAAAATTTACACACAAGCCGCTGCTTTGCGACAAACAACCATGACATCGTGTGCTTCTTTAGCACGTCACGTCGCGCGCCGCGATAATGATTCCACGCACCCACCAGTGGAATAA
- a CDS encoding PD-(D/E)XK nuclease family protein, whose protein sequence is MSPAHEAPESHAVEDGVLRHLSVSQLRKFALCERAWFFSKVLRLPERTSKARDVGTITHAQLEHYLRTGEDVLGPIAAAGKNLLPAPGPDLLVEEHFGEPSPLFADGVPLTGFIDLVNPRQLAEGVLRVTDHKTTSSITRYAATPEQLATAAHDAGIQMVGYGYWAVLAAKRFPGLKRLELEHLYFQTRGARETRSVVATVSAEHVRDEWHAHVEPMARLMRDVARATSPNQVKPNWSACQKYGGCPFQAQCLNTQSQGKPLMTIANRFMKSPESAASTAPTPAAPEQELAAVLPPDAPKSDPALASVTAPEATAPASDEAPRRKRRTKAEMEAAHGLSLFVDCVPNCPAELLSGYVGRVVARIEQECGVVDIRVAPNDSPLAYGKWKGVLAATIRAEPPEPGTYAALGVAGSELMQVAVEALEPLCGPGHFVRGVR, encoded by the coding sequence GTGAGTCCAGCCCACGAAGCACCGGAGTCCCACGCCGTTGAGGACGGCGTCCTCCGCCACCTGTCCGTCTCGCAGTTGCGGAAGTTCGCTCTCTGCGAGCGCGCGTGGTTCTTCTCCAAGGTGCTCCGACTTCCCGAGCGGACTTCAAAGGCTCGGGACGTCGGCACCATCACGCACGCGCAGTTGGAGCACTACCTGCGCACGGGCGAGGACGTGCTGGGGCCCATCGCGGCGGCCGGCAAGAACCTGCTGCCCGCGCCGGGACCGGACCTGCTGGTGGAGGAGCACTTCGGCGAACCCTCGCCCCTCTTCGCGGATGGCGTCCCGCTCACCGGATTCATCGACCTCGTCAACCCGCGACAGCTCGCCGAGGGCGTGCTGCGCGTCACGGACCACAAGACGACGTCCTCCATCACCCGCTACGCCGCGACGCCCGAGCAGCTCGCCACCGCCGCGCATGACGCCGGCATCCAGATGGTGGGTTACGGCTACTGGGCCGTCCTCGCCGCCAAGCGCTTTCCGGGGCTGAAGCGGCTGGAGTTGGAGCACCTCTACTTCCAGACGCGCGGTGCGCGGGAGACCCGCTCCGTCGTCGCGACCGTCAGCGCCGAGCATGTCCGCGACGAGTGGCACGCGCACGTCGAGCCGATGGCGCGCCTCATGCGCGACGTCGCGCGGGCCACGTCCCCCAACCAGGTGAAGCCCAACTGGAGCGCCTGCCAGAAGTACGGCGGGTGCCCCTTCCAGGCGCAGTGTCTCAACACGCAGTCCCAAGGAAAGCCGCTCATGACCATCGCCAATCGCTTCATGAAGTCCCCCGAGTCCGCCGCGTCCACCGCGCCGACCCCGGCCGCTCCCGAGCAGGAGCTCGCCGCCGTGCTGCCTCCCGATGCGCCCAAGAGCGATCCGGCGCTCGCTTCCGTCACCGCGCCCGAGGCCACCGCGCCGGCCAGCGACGAGGCGCCGCGCCGCAAGCGTCGGACGAAGGCGGAGATGGAGGCCGCGCACGGCTTGTCCCTGTTCGTGGACTGCGTGCCCAACTGCCCCGCCGAGCTTCTCTCCGGCTACGTCGGCCGCGTGGTGGCGAGGATTGAGCAGGAGTGCGGCGTCGTGGATATCCGCGTCGCCCCCAATGACTCGCCCCTGGCCTATGGGAAGTGGAAGGGCGTCCTGGCCGCCACCATCCGCGCCGAGCCTCCCGAGCCCGGCACCTACGCCGCGCTGGGCGTGGCGGGCAGCGAGTTGATGCAGGTGGCCGTGGAAGCCCTGGAGCCCCTCTGCGGCCCGGGGCACTTCGTCCGAGGCGTCCGGTAG
- a CDS encoding IS66 family insertion sequence element accessory protein TnpB: MAKQVEKPEWARIAEAFEASGQTQREFALAHGMRLSTLQSWVYRHRRSAPSRAEAVRLLPVRVASAPAAPESLLEVVATSGARVRFAVGTDVGYVARLVAALGR, from the coding sequence ATGGCGAAGCAGGTGGAGAAGCCGGAGTGGGCGCGCATCGCGGAGGCCTTTGAGGCGAGCGGGCAGACGCAGCGGGAGTTCGCGTTGGCGCACGGCATGCGGCTGAGCACGTTGCAGTCGTGGGTGTACCGGCATCGGCGGTCCGCTCCATCGCGAGCGGAAGCCGTGCGGCTGTTGCCGGTGCGAGTGGCGAGCGCCCCCGCGGCGCCGGAGTCCCTGCTGGAGGTGGTGGCCACGAGCGGAGCGCGGGTGCGATTCGCGGTAGGCACCGACGTCGGTTACGTGGCCCGGCTCGTCGCGGCGCTGGGGCGGTAA
- the tnpB gene encoding IS66 family insertion sequence element accessory protein TnpB (TnpB, as the term is used for proteins encoded by IS66 family insertion elements, is considered an accessory protein, since TnpC, encoded by a neighboring gene, is a DDE family transposase.), whose protein sequence is MFALPASVRVVLAMEPVDMRKSIDGLMALVRTAWGEDVYSGHLFAFVSRRGDRIKVLTWSRGGFVLLYKRLETGRFRLPPVDAGAQAVTLDATQLAMLLDGIDVAQVRRQPAWAPPGRPGT, encoded by the coding sequence GTGTTCGCCCTGCCTGCGTCGGTGCGCGTGGTGCTGGCGATGGAGCCGGTGGACATGCGCAAGTCGATTGACGGCCTCATGGCGCTGGTGCGCACGGCGTGGGGCGAGGACGTCTACTCGGGGCACCTCTTCGCCTTCGTCTCCAGGCGGGGCGACCGCATCAAGGTACTGACGTGGAGCCGGGGCGGCTTCGTGCTGCTGTACAAGCGGCTGGAGACGGGCCGCTTCCGGCTGCCGCCGGTGGACGCGGGCGCGCAGGCGGTGACGCTGGACGCCACGCAGTTGGCCATGCTGCTGGACGGCATCGACGTGGCCCAGGTGAGGCGCCAGCCCGCCTGGGCACCTCCCGGGCGTCCGGGCACCTGA
- a CDS encoding IS66 family transposase, which produces MPRELPQDHFCPWREEAEELKERLTSLEAKMAALERHVFGKRTEKLPTVAAELRGATDSTAARAEAAKEKRQERAARKAEGAPAREIRHAVPAEERHCPACGGEDLKPLGQGRTSVVYEYVPARFEKQVHVQEVLACACGRGVVTAPPPAKVVDRGEYGPGFLSHVATSKCADAMPLHRLAQRVERSGAPMSRSTLTDLFHQAASVLLPLSQHLLQCIASADVVWADETPMRVLDVKKTRQGYLWTFLTQTPTGEWLIGYRFSLGRASTTPKDVLGGTRGVLVVDAYTGYNAVTLPEGRVRVGCWAHVRRRFFEALPTAPEAREALDFILALYRVEALARDAGVVRTDAHQALRQQQSLPVLSALRAWMEAQTSRHLPKGPMGQALSYALKQWDALTRFSSDARLPLDNNRSEAALRKAALGRKNFLFVGHEAAGQNLAGLYALVATCEANQVNPEAYLADVLLRVQTHPNARIGELLPHEWKRRRAADPPESPLQPSP; this is translated from the coding sequence GTGCCCCGTGAGCTTCCCCAAGACCACTTCTGCCCCTGGCGCGAAGAGGCCGAAGAGCTCAAGGAGCGCCTGACGTCGCTGGAGGCGAAGATGGCGGCGCTGGAGCGTCACGTCTTCGGCAAGAGGACGGAGAAGCTGCCGACGGTGGCCGCCGAGTTGCGTGGAGCCACGGACTCGACGGCGGCCCGGGCCGAGGCCGCGAAAGAGAAGCGGCAAGAGAGAGCCGCCCGCAAGGCCGAGGGGGCCCCGGCGCGGGAGATTCGCCACGCGGTGCCGGCCGAGGAGCGCCACTGCCCGGCGTGCGGCGGCGAGGACTTGAAGCCGCTGGGCCAGGGCCGCACCTCGGTGGTGTACGAGTACGTGCCCGCCCGCTTCGAGAAGCAGGTGCACGTGCAGGAGGTGCTGGCGTGCGCGTGCGGCCGGGGCGTCGTCACCGCCCCGCCTCCAGCCAAGGTGGTGGACAGGGGCGAGTACGGCCCGGGCTTCCTCTCCCACGTGGCGACGTCGAAGTGCGCGGACGCCATGCCCTTGCACCGACTCGCCCAGCGGGTGGAGAGAAGCGGCGCGCCCATGAGTCGCAGCACGCTGACGGACCTCTTCCACCAGGCCGCCTCGGTGCTGCTTCCTCTTTCGCAGCACCTCCTGCAGTGCATTGCGTCCGCGGACGTGGTGTGGGCCGACGAGACGCCCATGCGCGTGCTGGACGTGAAGAAGACACGCCAGGGCTACCTCTGGACCTTCCTCACCCAGACGCCCACGGGCGAGTGGCTCATCGGCTACCGCTTCAGCCTCGGCCGGGCCAGCACGACGCCCAAGGACGTGCTGGGCGGCACCCGGGGCGTCCTCGTGGTGGATGCCTATACCGGCTACAACGCGGTGACGCTGCCCGAAGGGCGCGTCCGCGTCGGGTGTTGGGCGCATGTGCGGCGCCGCTTCTTCGAGGCGCTCCCCACCGCGCCCGAGGCCCGCGAGGCCTTGGACTTCATTCTGGCCCTCTACCGGGTGGAGGCGCTGGCCCGCGACGCGGGCGTCGTGCGCACGGACGCGCACCAAGCGCTGCGCCAGCAGCAGAGCCTCCCCGTCCTCTCGGCGCTGCGTGCGTGGATGGAAGCGCAGACTTCGCGCCATCTGCCCAAGGGGCCCATGGGCCAGGCCCTCTCCTACGCGCTGAAGCAGTGGGACGCCCTGACGCGCTTCTCTTCCGACGCGCGTCTGCCCTTGGACAACAACCGCTCCGAGGCGGCGCTGCGCAAGGCCGCCCTGGGCCGGAAGAATTTCCTCTTCGTCGGCCACGAGGCCGCAGGGCAGAACCTCGCCGGCCTCTACGCTCTCGTCGCCACCTGCGAGGCCAACCAGGTCAATCCCGAGGCGTACCTCGCGGATGTCCTGCTGCGGGTGCAGACGCACCCGAATGCGCGCATCGGTGAGTTGCTACCTCACGAGTGGAAGCGGCGACGCGCCGCTGACCCGCCCGAGTCACCCCTCCAGCCCAGTCCCTGA